Proteins found in one Pelmatolapia mariae isolate MD_Pm_ZW linkage group LG7, Pm_UMD_F_2, whole genome shotgun sequence genomic segment:
- the klhl8 gene encoding kelch-like protein 8 isoform X1, producing MAPGDVVPDHAKQLKSKEKRPANRALKSECEPDGSFVFEAHEAWKDFHNSLRHFYEVGELCDVTLKVGSRLIHCHKLVLACVIPYFRAMFLSEMSEAKQELIEIKDFDGDAIQDLVHFAYSSKLTLTVDNVQPLLYAACILQVELVARACCEYMKAHFHPTNCLAVRTFAESHNRVDLMDMADRYACEHFTEVVECEDFTCVSPQHLRTLLSSSDLNIHSETQVYNAAVKWLNANPQHHEAWLDQIMSQVRLPLLPVEFLTGTVAKDEMIKGNLSCRDLMDEARNYHLHLNNKVVPDFEYSVRTIPRKHTAGVLFCVGGRGGSGDPFRSIECYSITKNSWFFGPEMNSRRRHVGVISVGGKVYAVGGHDGNEHLGNMEMFDPFTNKWMMKASMNTKRRGIALAALGGPIYAIGGLDDNSCFNDVERYDIESDCWSAVAPMNTPRGGVGSVALGNFVYAVGGNDGVASLSSVERFNPHLNKWTEVCEMGQRRAGNGVSKLNGCLYVVGGFDDNSPLSSVERFDPRMHRWEYVSELTTPRGGVGVATVMGRVFAVGGHNGNIYLNTVEAFEPRMNRWELVGSVSHCRAGAGVAVCSSHVSQIRDVGQGSSNVVNCM from the exons ATGGCACCGGGGGATGTGGTGCCAGACCATGCCAAACAGCTGAAGTCCAAGGAGAAGCGGCCTGCAAACAGGGCATTGAAATCAGAATGTGAACCTGACGGGTCCTTTGTCTTTGAGGCTCATGAAGCCTGGAAGGACTTCCATAACTCGCTCCGGCATTTCTATGAAGTGGGTGAACTCTGTGACGTCACGCTGAAG gtTGGCAGCAGGTTGATACACTGTCACAAGTTGGTGCTGGCCTGTGTTATCCCTTACTTCAG GGCCATGTTCCTGTCAGAGATGTCTGAAGCCAAGCAGGAACTGATAGAAATTAAAGACTTTGATGGTGATGCCATTCAGGACCTGGTGCATTTTGCTTATTCCTCCAAGCTCACCTTAACTGTGGATAATGTCCAGCCACTGCTTTATGCTGCCTGCATCCTTCAG GTTGAGTTGGTGGCGAGAGCCTGCTGTGAATACATGAAGGCACACTTTCACCCCACCAACTGCCTGGCAGTTCGAACCTTTGCCGAGAGCCACAATCGGGTGGACCTGATGGACATGGCTGACCGCTACGCCTGCGAGCACTTCACAGAGGTAGTGGAGTGTGAGGACTTCACATGTGTGTCTCCCCAGCACTTGCGTACATTACTGTCCTCCAGCGACCTCAATATTCACTCGGAGACACAGGTGTACAATGCAGCAGTGAAATGGCTAAACGCAAACCCACAGCATCATGAGGCCTGGCTGGACCAGATCATGTCTCAG GTGCGCCTGCCCCTACTACCAGTAGAGTTTCTGACTGGAACCGTGGCAAAAGACGAGATGATCAAAGGTAACCTGAGCTGTCGTGACTTGATGGATGAAGCCAGAAACTACCACCTGCACCTCAACAACAAGGTGGTTCCAGACTTTGAGTATTCAGTCCGTACCATACCCAGGAAGCACACTGCAG GAGTTTTGTTCTGCGTGGGTGGCCGGGGCGGTTCTGGTGACCCGTTTCGCAGCATTGAGTGTTACTCCATCACTAAGAACAGCTGGTTTTTTGGCCCTGAAATGAACAGCAGACGGCGTCACGTGGGCGTAATATCTGTAGGAG GCAAAGTTTATGCTGTTGGGGGCCATGATGGTAATGAACACTTGGGAAACATGGAGATGTTTGACCCCTTCACCAACAAGTGGATGATGAAAGCGTCGATGAATACCAAAAG GAGGGGGATAGCCCTGGCAGCTCTTGGTGGTCCTATATATGCTATTGGAGGTCTGGACGACAACTCCTGTTTCAACGACGTGGAGCGTTATGACATCGAAAGTGACTGCTGGAGTGCCGTGGCGCCGATGAACACCCCCAGGGGAGGAGTTGGATCTGTGGCACTGGGG AATTTTGTGTATGCTGTGGGAGGCAACGATGGCGTGGCGTCACTGTCCAGTGTGGAACGGTTTAATCCTCATCTCAACAAGTGGACGGAGGTCTGCGAGATGGGACAGCGTCGGGCTGGAAATGGAGTCAGCAAACTTAATGGCTGCCTCTATGTAGTGG GTGGTTTTGATGACAACTCGCCACTGAGCTCCGTAGAGCGCTTTGACCCACGAATGCACCGCTGGGAGTACGTGTCAGAGCTCACCACCCCACGTGGAGGGGTCGGGGTCGCCACTGTAATGGGAAGAGTGTTTGCAGTCGGGGGACACAATGGAAACATTTACCtgaacacagtggaggcttttGAGCCACGAATGAACAG
- the klhl8 gene encoding kelch-like protein 8 isoform X2: MAPGDVVPDHAKQLKSKEKRPANRALKSECEPDGSFVFEAHEAWKDFHNSLRHFYEVGELCDVTLKVGSRLIHCHKLVLACVIPYFRAMFLSEMSEAKQELIEIKDFDGDAIQDLVHFAYSSKLTLTVDNVQPLLYAACILQVELVARACCEYMKAHFHPTNCLAVRTFAESHNRVDLMDMADRYACEHFTEVRLPLLPVEFLTGTVAKDEMIKGNLSCRDLMDEARNYHLHLNNKVVPDFEYSVRTIPRKHTAGVLFCVGGRGGSGDPFRSIECYSITKNSWFFGPEMNSRRRHVGVISVGGKVYAVGGHDGNEHLGNMEMFDPFTNKWMMKASMNTKRRGIALAALGGPIYAIGGLDDNSCFNDVERYDIESDCWSAVAPMNTPRGGVGSVALGNFVYAVGGNDGVASLSSVERFNPHLNKWTEVCEMGQRRAGNGVSKLNGCLYVVGGFDDNSPLSSVERFDPRMHRWEYVSELTTPRGGVGVATVMGRVFAVGGHNGNIYLNTVEAFEPRMNRWELVGSVSHCRAGAGVAVCSSHVSQIRDVGQGSSNVVNCM; encoded by the exons ATGGCACCGGGGGATGTGGTGCCAGACCATGCCAAACAGCTGAAGTCCAAGGAGAAGCGGCCTGCAAACAGGGCATTGAAATCAGAATGTGAACCTGACGGGTCCTTTGTCTTTGAGGCTCATGAAGCCTGGAAGGACTTCCATAACTCGCTCCGGCATTTCTATGAAGTGGGTGAACTCTGTGACGTCACGCTGAAG gtTGGCAGCAGGTTGATACACTGTCACAAGTTGGTGCTGGCCTGTGTTATCCCTTACTTCAG GGCCATGTTCCTGTCAGAGATGTCTGAAGCCAAGCAGGAACTGATAGAAATTAAAGACTTTGATGGTGATGCCATTCAGGACCTGGTGCATTTTGCTTATTCCTCCAAGCTCACCTTAACTGTGGATAATGTCCAGCCACTGCTTTATGCTGCCTGCATCCTTCAG GTTGAGTTGGTGGCGAGAGCCTGCTGTGAATACATGAAGGCACACTTTCACCCCACCAACTGCCTGGCAGTTCGAACCTTTGCCGAGAGCCACAATCGGGTGGACCTGATGGACATGGCTGACCGCTACGCCTGCGAGCACTTCACAGAG GTGCGCCTGCCCCTACTACCAGTAGAGTTTCTGACTGGAACCGTGGCAAAAGACGAGATGATCAAAGGTAACCTGAGCTGTCGTGACTTGATGGATGAAGCCAGAAACTACCACCTGCACCTCAACAACAAGGTGGTTCCAGACTTTGAGTATTCAGTCCGTACCATACCCAGGAAGCACACTGCAG GAGTTTTGTTCTGCGTGGGTGGCCGGGGCGGTTCTGGTGACCCGTTTCGCAGCATTGAGTGTTACTCCATCACTAAGAACAGCTGGTTTTTTGGCCCTGAAATGAACAGCAGACGGCGTCACGTGGGCGTAATATCTGTAGGAG GCAAAGTTTATGCTGTTGGGGGCCATGATGGTAATGAACACTTGGGAAACATGGAGATGTTTGACCCCTTCACCAACAAGTGGATGATGAAAGCGTCGATGAATACCAAAAG GAGGGGGATAGCCCTGGCAGCTCTTGGTGGTCCTATATATGCTATTGGAGGTCTGGACGACAACTCCTGTTTCAACGACGTGGAGCGTTATGACATCGAAAGTGACTGCTGGAGTGCCGTGGCGCCGATGAACACCCCCAGGGGAGGAGTTGGATCTGTGGCACTGGGG AATTTTGTGTATGCTGTGGGAGGCAACGATGGCGTGGCGTCACTGTCCAGTGTGGAACGGTTTAATCCTCATCTCAACAAGTGGACGGAGGTCTGCGAGATGGGACAGCGTCGGGCTGGAAATGGAGTCAGCAAACTTAATGGCTGCCTCTATGTAGTGG GTGGTTTTGATGACAACTCGCCACTGAGCTCCGTAGAGCGCTTTGACCCACGAATGCACCGCTGGGAGTACGTGTCAGAGCTCACCACCCCACGTGGAGGGGTCGGGGTCGCCACTGTAATGGGAAGAGTGTTTGCAGTCGGGGGACACAATGGAAACATTTACCtgaacacagtggaggcttttGAGCCACGAATGAACAG